Genomic DNA from Pseudomonadota bacterium:
TCCTGTTCGACGCGAGCGGGAATCTCCGCGGGCGCTTCCACTATCCAGGCGTGCCGCCGTCGGTTCTGGGCGGCCAGATCGAGAGCCTCTAGCAGCGCGGCCCGAAGCCGAAGCTCTCGCAATCCTTCTGGGCGGAGATCGGCCTTCTCGGCCGTTCTCACAGAGGCGCCCCCAGCAGAGCTGCGGTCAGGATTGAGACGGGGCAGGCTCTCGCGGTTCGCGGGCGAGATAGTCGGCGCGCTCGAGCGACATCCAGACCTTTCGGCTGGCGCTGCCATCCTGGAAGCTCACCTCGGTGAAGGTGCCCATTCGCTTGAACCCAGCCTTCTCGAACGAGCGCTGCGCCCGGAGGTTGAAATCAGCGGTGTCGAGCTCGACCCGATCGACCTTGCGCGACCCGAACAGGTACTCGAGGCACAGCCCCATGGCCTCGGTGCCGTAGCCGTGGGCCCAGTGCGCGGGGTCACCGATGAGGATGCCGACCTTGGCATGCAGCTCATGATCTTCACGGATGTTGTACTTCACAAACCCGATGGTGTCACCCGCAAGGGTGTCGATGGCCAGGGCATTCTTCTGCCACCAGTAGATCTCGCGGTAGTACTCATCGGCGATGCGGGCCAGGGTCTCCGGGCTTCCCTTGACCCCGAACGCAAAGCTGACGAGGTCGAGGTTCTTGAACC
This window encodes:
- a CDS encoding N-acetyltransferase, yielding MFKILESMRRSPSFIAAGERVMLRHMARPDLKKIKEWFKNLDLVSFAFGVKGSPETLARIADEYYREIYWWQKNALAIDTLAGDTIGFVKYNIREDHELHAKVGILIGDPAHWAHGYGTEAMGLCLEYLFGSRKVDRVELDTADFNLRAQRSFEKAGFKRMGTFTEVSFQDGSASRKVWMSLERADYLAREPREPAPSQS